A single genomic interval of Nonomuraea rubra harbors:
- the rimP gene encoding ribosome maturation factor RimP: MGSASPRDHLMKLLEPVVSAEGLDLEDITVTQAGKRRLLRVIVDRDGGVSLDDVADVSQAVSTALDDDDAMGQAAYTLEVSSPGVDRPLTEPRHWRRAAKRLVKAELKDGSVVEGRVTAADENGVDLDVSGAPRRLGYEDLTRGRVQVEFRRIDDVDGDEG; the protein is encoded by the coding sequence ATGGGCAGCGCATCACCCCGCGACCACCTGATGAAGCTCCTGGAGCCCGTGGTCAGCGCGGAGGGCCTCGACCTGGAGGACATCACGGTCACCCAGGCAGGCAAGAGACGGCTGCTGCGCGTGATCGTCGATCGTGACGGCGGCGTGAGCCTCGACGACGTGGCCGACGTGAGCCAGGCCGTCTCCACGGCACTGGACGACGACGACGCGATGGGCCAGGCCGCGTACACGCTGGAGGTGTCCTCGCCGGGCGTCGATCGCCCGCTCACCGAGCCGCGCCACTGGCGCCGTGCGGCCAAGCGGCTGGTGAAGGCGGAGCTGAAGGACGGATCCGTGGTGGAGGGCCGCGTCACGGCCGCCGACGAGAACGGCGTCGACCTCGACGTCTCCGGCGCGCCGCGCAGGCTTGGTTACGAGGACCTGACCCGCGGAAGGGTTCAGGTGGAATTCCGCCGCATCGACGACGTCGACGGCGACGAAGGCTAA